In the Scylla paramamosain isolate STU-SP2022 chromosome 14, ASM3559412v1, whole genome shotgun sequence genome, one interval contains:
- the LOC135106758 gene encoding nucleolar protein dao-5-like isoform X3, with translation MSLHFSANQFDGGYRPTRLANWEVGRVHQERPRQRRGTTRVIADDRGHLLPGVARSQATPWGPLTQGLVEPGLGEQRPSPTETRPAPRPAEDDQEEDPAGEGTELQVTGAGLLSAGRSEEGNSHQDKHDSNRSHGTVTPASFRKGTARSPSASQKSSRKSSASSNSSSIDGNRALKETANITHDTVEDALLPRRPEEDLTALTGSRALAIRLVDHPAPTNCTKYVVLRPNTAPSPAPSTKPPLLPKRPKTSKIIRKVPEIEFALKWDLKENDIMEEEEEEEEVIEMMDAKKKPREPPSPRSVSSVDSGIHIPKTAWGDGPDTRELASKLERLEVNGGKEAETRSPSRRASEPESGYGTPKSAGSLPSVASRASSGRGSIRVPLRVGSTTPASKDRSRTISMDSQRLAQGSTQGSARSTPKKGSSSTAERHTPKSSSRSSIKTQASRKEAKTTPASPQPRDPLAIMETKDSVFHTVPLRDTGRGVHTYRSTSVEPRQVAATTQTEELQQEVEEASSGAAAPPEMRHNHPGQVRSRNCLACEVRAMDQPPKKFQGPSDFKPAFRAGKMQQDSGVKKVRYTRQSEKYNARLRARHQPPRYWPINTLSSPFCNRPGYGQDQYPDHMRLRTTYGTVHATAPKQTRGPIVKKLYL, from the exons TTTGATGGCGGCTACAGACCGACGCGCCTCGCCAACTGGGAGGTGGGGCGTGTGCATCAGGAGCGACCCCGCCAGCGGCGAGGAACCACCCGGGTGATTGCTGATGACCGCGGCCACCTGCTGCCCGGGGTGGCTCGCTCCCAGGCCACGCCCTGGGGACCCCTCACACAAGGGCTAG TAGAACCTGGCCTGGGCGAGCAGCGTCCTTCGCCCACCGAGACTCGAcccgcgccccgccccgcagAGGATGACCAG gaggaggatccaGCGGGAGAGGGGACGGAACTCCAGGTGACAGGGGCGGGGCTGCTGTCCGCAGGGCGCAGCGAGGAGGGAAACAGCCACCAGGACAAACATGACTCTAACAGGAGCCATGGCACGGTTACTCCAGCCTCCTTCAGAAAGGGGACCGCAAGGTCCCCTTCCGCATCTCA GAAGAGCTCCCGCAAGTCATCGGCGTCCTCGAATTCATCCTCCATTGACGGTAACCGCGCCCTGAAGGAAACCGCCAACATCACCCACGACACAGTGGAGGACGCTCTGTTACCTCGACGCCCGGAAGAGGATCTGACGGCTCTGACAGGGTCTCGCGCCCTCGCTATACGCCTGGTGGACCACCCAGCGCCCACCAACTGTACAAAGTATGTCGTCCTACGACCCAACACGGCCCCCTCTCCCGCACCATCCACCAAGCCGCCATTACTTCCAAAACGCCCCAAGACTTCCAAGATCATAAGGAAGGTCCCAGAGATTGAGTTCGCTCTCAAGTGGGACctcaaagaaaacgacattatggaagaagaagaagaggaggaggaagtcatcGAGATGATGGACGCAAAGAAAAAGCCGCGAGAACCTCCAAGTCCACGCTCAGTCAGCTCTGTGGATTCTGGGATTCACATTCCAAAGACGGCTTGGGGAGACGGTCCGGACACACGTGAACTGGCGTCCAAACTTGAGCGTCTTGAGGTGAACGGTGGGAAGGAAGCGGAAACCCGATCGCCTTCCCGGAGGGCCTCAGAACCAGAGTCTGGCTATGGGACACCTAAATCTGCAGGCAGTCTACCCTCCGTGGCCTCAAGAGCCAGCTCAGGCAGAGGCTCCATTAGAGTGCCATTAAGGGTAGGCAGTACCACACCTGCCAGCAAAGACAGGAGCCGCACAATATCCATGGACTCTCAACGCCTTGCACAAGGCAGTACACAAGGCAGTGCAAGGTCAACGCCCAAAAAAGGGTCATCCTCCACGGCAGAGAGGCACACTCCTAAGTCCTCCTCCAGGAGTAGTATCAAGACACAAGCGTCACGGAAGGAAGCCAAAACCACACCGGCCAGCCCGCAACCACGGGATCCTCTTGCCATCATGGAAACGAAAGATTCCGTGTTCCACACAGTTCCCTTGAGGGACACTGGGCGGGGCGTCCACACATACAGAAGTACATCGGTGGAGCCGCGGCAGGTGGCAGCAACCACGCAGACGGAAGAGCTTCagcaggaggtggaagaagcaAGCAGCGGTGCTGCGGCACCACCCGAG ATGCGCCACAACCATCCTGGCCAGGTGAGATCCAGGAACTGCCTGGCCTGTGAGGTGCGTGCTATGGACCAACCGCCCAAGAAATTCCAGGGTCCTTCTGACTTCAAGCCTGCCTTCAGGGCAGGCAAAATGCAGCAAGACTCCGGTGTCAAAAAAGTCAG GTACACGCGCCAGAGTGAGAAATACAACGCTCGACTCCGTGCCCGCCACCAGCCTCCCCGCTACTGGCCCATCAACACTCTCAGCTCGCCCTTCTGCAACCGCCCGGGTTATGGCCAAGACCAGTACCCGGACCACATGAGGCTGCGGACCACATACGGCACAGTGCACGCCACGGCCCCCAAGCAGACCCGCGGCCCCATTGTCAAAAAACTCTATCTTTAA
- the LOC135106758 gene encoding nucleolar protein dao-5-like isoform X2, with product MVYKFTMLERKQNNGMVLQFDGGYRPTRLANWEVGRVHQERPRQRRGTTRVIADDRGHLLPGVARSQATPWGPLTQGLEPGLGEQRPSPTETRPAPRPAEDDQEEDPAGEGTELQVTGAGLLSAGRSEEGNSHQDKHDSNRSHGTVTPASFRKGTARSPSASQKSSRKSSASSNSSSIDGNRALKETANITHDTVEDALLPRRPEEDLTALTGSRALAIRLVDHPAPTNCTKYVVLRPNTAPSPAPSTKPPLLPKRPKTSKIIRKVPEIEFALKWDLKENDIMEEEEEEEEVIEMMDAKKKPREPPSPRSVSSVDSGIHIPKTAWGDGPDTRELASKLERLEVNGGKEAETRSPSRRASEPESGYGTPKSAGSLPSVASRASSGRGSIRVPLRVGSTTPASKDRSRTISMDSQRLAQGSTQGSARSTPKKGSSSTAERHTPKSSSRSSIKTQASRKEAKTTPASPQPRDPLAIMETKDSVFHTVPLRDTGRGVHTYRSTSVEPRQVAATTQTEELQQEVEEASSGAAAPPEMRHNHPGQVRSRNCLACEVRAMDQPPKKFQGPSDFKPAFRAGKMQQDSGVKKVRYTRQSEKYNARLRARHQPPRYWPINTLSSPFCNRPGYGQDQYPDHMRLRTTYGTVHATAPKQTRGPIVKKLYL from the exons ATGGTTTATAAATTCACAATGTTGGAACGGAAACAAAATAATGGTATGGTGTTGCAGTTTGATGGCGGCTACAGACCGACGCGCCTCGCCAACTGGGAGGTGGGGCGTGTGCATCAGGAGCGACCCCGCCAGCGGCGAGGAACCACCCGGGTGATTGCTGATGACCGCGGCCACCTGCTGCCCGGGGTGGCTCGCTCCCAGGCCACGCCCTGGGGACCCCTCACACAAGGGCTAG AACCTGGCCTGGGCGAGCAGCGTCCTTCGCCCACCGAGACTCGAcccgcgccccgccccgcagAGGATGACCAG gaggaggatccaGCGGGAGAGGGGACGGAACTCCAGGTGACAGGGGCGGGGCTGCTGTCCGCAGGGCGCAGCGAGGAGGGAAACAGCCACCAGGACAAACATGACTCTAACAGGAGCCATGGCACGGTTACTCCAGCCTCCTTCAGAAAGGGGACCGCAAGGTCCCCTTCCGCATCTCA GAAGAGCTCCCGCAAGTCATCGGCGTCCTCGAATTCATCCTCCATTGACGGTAACCGCGCCCTGAAGGAAACCGCCAACATCACCCACGACACAGTGGAGGACGCTCTGTTACCTCGACGCCCGGAAGAGGATCTGACGGCTCTGACAGGGTCTCGCGCCCTCGCTATACGCCTGGTGGACCACCCAGCGCCCACCAACTGTACAAAGTATGTCGTCCTACGACCCAACACGGCCCCCTCTCCCGCACCATCCACCAAGCCGCCATTACTTCCAAAACGCCCCAAGACTTCCAAGATCATAAGGAAGGTCCCAGAGATTGAGTTCGCTCTCAAGTGGGACctcaaagaaaacgacattatggaagaagaagaagaggaggaggaagtcatcGAGATGATGGACGCAAAGAAAAAGCCGCGAGAACCTCCAAGTCCACGCTCAGTCAGCTCTGTGGATTCTGGGATTCACATTCCAAAGACGGCTTGGGGAGACGGTCCGGACACACGTGAACTGGCGTCCAAACTTGAGCGTCTTGAGGTGAACGGTGGGAAGGAAGCGGAAACCCGATCGCCTTCCCGGAGGGCCTCAGAACCAGAGTCTGGCTATGGGACACCTAAATCTGCAGGCAGTCTACCCTCCGTGGCCTCAAGAGCCAGCTCAGGCAGAGGCTCCATTAGAGTGCCATTAAGGGTAGGCAGTACCACACCTGCCAGCAAAGACAGGAGCCGCACAATATCCATGGACTCTCAACGCCTTGCACAAGGCAGTACACAAGGCAGTGCAAGGTCAACGCCCAAAAAAGGGTCATCCTCCACGGCAGAGAGGCACACTCCTAAGTCCTCCTCCAGGAGTAGTATCAAGACACAAGCGTCACGGAAGGAAGCCAAAACCACACCGGCCAGCCCGCAACCACGGGATCCTCTTGCCATCATGGAAACGAAAGATTCCGTGTTCCACACAGTTCCCTTGAGGGACACTGGGCGGGGCGTCCACACATACAGAAGTACATCGGTGGAGCCGCGGCAGGTGGCAGCAACCACGCAGACGGAAGAGCTTCagcaggaggtggaagaagcaAGCAGCGGTGCTGCGGCACCACCCGAG ATGCGCCACAACCATCCTGGCCAGGTGAGATCCAGGAACTGCCTGGCCTGTGAGGTGCGTGCTATGGACCAACCGCCCAAGAAATTCCAGGGTCCTTCTGACTTCAAGCCTGCCTTCAGGGCAGGCAAAATGCAGCAAGACTCCGGTGTCAAAAAAGTCAG GTACACGCGCCAGAGTGAGAAATACAACGCTCGACTCCGTGCCCGCCACCAGCCTCCCCGCTACTGGCCCATCAACACTCTCAGCTCGCCCTTCTGCAACCGCCCGGGTTATGGCCAAGACCAGTACCCGGACCACATGAGGCTGCGGACCACATACGGCACAGTGCACGCCACGGCCCCCAAGCAGACCCGCGGCCCCATTGTCAAAAAACTCTATCTTTAA
- the LOC135106758 gene encoding nucleolar protein dao-5-like isoform X1: MVYKFTMLERKQNNGMVLQFDGGYRPTRLANWEVGRVHQERPRQRRGTTRVIADDRGHLLPGVARSQATPWGPLTQGLVEPGLGEQRPSPTETRPAPRPAEDDQEEDPAGEGTELQVTGAGLLSAGRSEEGNSHQDKHDSNRSHGTVTPASFRKGTARSPSASQKSSRKSSASSNSSSIDGNRALKETANITHDTVEDALLPRRPEEDLTALTGSRALAIRLVDHPAPTNCTKYVVLRPNTAPSPAPSTKPPLLPKRPKTSKIIRKVPEIEFALKWDLKENDIMEEEEEEEEVIEMMDAKKKPREPPSPRSVSSVDSGIHIPKTAWGDGPDTRELASKLERLEVNGGKEAETRSPSRRASEPESGYGTPKSAGSLPSVASRASSGRGSIRVPLRVGSTTPASKDRSRTISMDSQRLAQGSTQGSARSTPKKGSSSTAERHTPKSSSRSSIKTQASRKEAKTTPASPQPRDPLAIMETKDSVFHTVPLRDTGRGVHTYRSTSVEPRQVAATTQTEELQQEVEEASSGAAAPPEMRHNHPGQVRSRNCLACEVRAMDQPPKKFQGPSDFKPAFRAGKMQQDSGVKKVRYTRQSEKYNARLRARHQPPRYWPINTLSSPFCNRPGYGQDQYPDHMRLRTTYGTVHATAPKQTRGPIVKKLYL; the protein is encoded by the exons ATGGTTTATAAATTCACAATGTTGGAACGGAAACAAAATAATGGTATGGTGTTGCAGTTTGATGGCGGCTACAGACCGACGCGCCTCGCCAACTGGGAGGTGGGGCGTGTGCATCAGGAGCGACCCCGCCAGCGGCGAGGAACCACCCGGGTGATTGCTGATGACCGCGGCCACCTGCTGCCCGGGGTGGCTCGCTCCCAGGCCACGCCCTGGGGACCCCTCACACAAGGGCTAG TAGAACCTGGCCTGGGCGAGCAGCGTCCTTCGCCCACCGAGACTCGAcccgcgccccgccccgcagAGGATGACCAG gaggaggatccaGCGGGAGAGGGGACGGAACTCCAGGTGACAGGGGCGGGGCTGCTGTCCGCAGGGCGCAGCGAGGAGGGAAACAGCCACCAGGACAAACATGACTCTAACAGGAGCCATGGCACGGTTACTCCAGCCTCCTTCAGAAAGGGGACCGCAAGGTCCCCTTCCGCATCTCA GAAGAGCTCCCGCAAGTCATCGGCGTCCTCGAATTCATCCTCCATTGACGGTAACCGCGCCCTGAAGGAAACCGCCAACATCACCCACGACACAGTGGAGGACGCTCTGTTACCTCGACGCCCGGAAGAGGATCTGACGGCTCTGACAGGGTCTCGCGCCCTCGCTATACGCCTGGTGGACCACCCAGCGCCCACCAACTGTACAAAGTATGTCGTCCTACGACCCAACACGGCCCCCTCTCCCGCACCATCCACCAAGCCGCCATTACTTCCAAAACGCCCCAAGACTTCCAAGATCATAAGGAAGGTCCCAGAGATTGAGTTCGCTCTCAAGTGGGACctcaaagaaaacgacattatggaagaagaagaagaggaggaggaagtcatcGAGATGATGGACGCAAAGAAAAAGCCGCGAGAACCTCCAAGTCCACGCTCAGTCAGCTCTGTGGATTCTGGGATTCACATTCCAAAGACGGCTTGGGGAGACGGTCCGGACACACGTGAACTGGCGTCCAAACTTGAGCGTCTTGAGGTGAACGGTGGGAAGGAAGCGGAAACCCGATCGCCTTCCCGGAGGGCCTCAGAACCAGAGTCTGGCTATGGGACACCTAAATCTGCAGGCAGTCTACCCTCCGTGGCCTCAAGAGCCAGCTCAGGCAGAGGCTCCATTAGAGTGCCATTAAGGGTAGGCAGTACCACACCTGCCAGCAAAGACAGGAGCCGCACAATATCCATGGACTCTCAACGCCTTGCACAAGGCAGTACACAAGGCAGTGCAAGGTCAACGCCCAAAAAAGGGTCATCCTCCACGGCAGAGAGGCACACTCCTAAGTCCTCCTCCAGGAGTAGTATCAAGACACAAGCGTCACGGAAGGAAGCCAAAACCACACCGGCCAGCCCGCAACCACGGGATCCTCTTGCCATCATGGAAACGAAAGATTCCGTGTTCCACACAGTTCCCTTGAGGGACACTGGGCGGGGCGTCCACACATACAGAAGTACATCGGTGGAGCCGCGGCAGGTGGCAGCAACCACGCAGACGGAAGAGCTTCagcaggaggtggaagaagcaAGCAGCGGTGCTGCGGCACCACCCGAG ATGCGCCACAACCATCCTGGCCAGGTGAGATCCAGGAACTGCCTGGCCTGTGAGGTGCGTGCTATGGACCAACCGCCCAAGAAATTCCAGGGTCCTTCTGACTTCAAGCCTGCCTTCAGGGCAGGCAAAATGCAGCAAGACTCCGGTGTCAAAAAAGTCAG GTACACGCGCCAGAGTGAGAAATACAACGCTCGACTCCGTGCCCGCCACCAGCCTCCCCGCTACTGGCCCATCAACACTCTCAGCTCGCCCTTCTGCAACCGCCCGGGTTATGGCCAAGACCAGTACCCGGACCACATGAGGCTGCGGACCACATACGGCACAGTGCACGCCACGGCCCCCAAGCAGACCCGCGGCCCCATTGTCAAAAAACTCTATCTTTAA